CGCGTGCAGGAATTTACATTTTGGAAGGTTTGATGAAACTGCGCCAAATCTGCGACTCTCCGGAACTGTTGAAAGATTCTGAAGATTATGGAGCCGAATCGGTAAAATTGACCGAATTGCTGGAACATATTTCAGAGCATACCGGCAAACACAAAATCCTCGTGTTTTCACAGTTTTTAGGCATGTTATCACTGATCAGAAACCAACTTCAAAAACGGCATATCGGCTTTACGTATCTGACCGGCGCAACAACTCCTGCCGGACGGGAAGAAGCTGTTCGTCTGTTTCAGACTAACCCCGATTGCAGAGTGTTTTTAATCAGCCTTAAAGCAGGAGGTACCGGTCTTAACCTCACAGCAGCCGATTATGTGTTTCTTGTAGATCCATGGTGGAATCCGGCAGTTGAACAACAAGCCATTGACCGCACCCACCGCATAGGTCAAACCAATCATGTGTTTGCCTATAAAATGATTTGTAAAGACACTGTGGAAGAGAAAATTCTGGCGCTTCAACTTAAAAAGAAGACACTTGCTGCCGACCTGATTGGCACTGATAAAGGGTTTATCAAAAGCCTTACCAAGTCAGATGTTTTATACCTGTTTAGCTAACTATTCTTTGCCCTCTATAAATCAATTCCCGCTTTCTTGTTCAACCGCAGTTTTTGAAGGCTCGATGGGATGGATAATTTGAATAGGCACTTCGGTTGAAGTCGGCTTTTCTGATGAATTTCTACGGTTAACCGGCAATTTTGGGTCAATTTCTACCCGGTATCCTGAACTTTCGGCAAGCAACTGAATCATTTCCAACATTTGAATTGCCTGTTTTTCGGCGGTTGGCAACAACGTGCTTTCTTCTGCTTTTTTTCTGATTAAATCCTTTCCATCGCGGGTCAGCTTTGTCAGTTCTTCGGGTGTAAAACTGTTAAACCAACCATTGTCAATATCATAATAACTGATGTCGGAGTCAATGGCAAGAATTTCGGGCGAAGGCCATTTTTGCAATTTCAATACTTTGTTGGTTTCATCCACTACAATTTTCAAGCTGTCTAAATTGTAGCCTGCCAAAACTTTTGCCTGTATTTTGATGATGGCTTTTTTGCGGAAACCTGGCAAATCGTAGCCGTAATAGTCCCTGTGAGACAACAATTCGGTAAACTCGCCTTCTACCAACACCATTTTATACACTTTGTTAATGCGCTCCAACAAGATGCTTGAATCCTGACTGGATACGGTTTCCATTTTTAGTGGGTTGAAAACAAAATATCTGACCGCAATCAGAATGAAAAGCAAGGTTACCAAAACTCCTAAAAAGAGTGGAAAACTAAACCGAATCATCATTTACAACTTATTACGTTTCGGGTCAATAAATACAAAGGTAGTGTTTTGACATTCAGAGGCCTAATTTTTCTTCTTATTAAAGTGGTACACTCGTTCTTGTTTTCGGTTTACTCTGAGCATACTTCTACTTAAATTTCTTAAAATTCAATCACTCGTATTGACGATTTAACGGCAGAATATCCGGGTTTAGTCGCCCCAAAGAATAATTTGTTCTATAATTAGCCTTAAATTAAGCAGTTAAACTATTTTTGTTGAAACAAACAGCCTAATAATTGAATGGCATGTTAGCAATAAATTAATCCGGAAAACATTCATTGATGGCTTTACAGGTAGCTAAGTATTCTCTTAAAAATTTTTTATCAAACAATTTAATTGAAATATCATGAAAAAAGTAACCGGAATAGGCGGCGTTTTCTTTAAATGTAAAGATCCCGAAGCATTAAAGGATTGGTATAAAACACATTTAGGTTTAAATACGGACCAATGGGGTACTACATTTGAATGGCGACAAGAAGATGACCCCAATCAAAAAGGATATACTCAATGGAGCCCTTTTTCGGATAAAACAAAATATTTCGATCCGTCAACCAAGGATTTTATGATCAATTACCGCGTTGAAAATATCGAAGCCCTTGTCGAACAGTTAAAAAATGAAGGAGTTGAGGTGCTTGGCCCCATCGAAACCTATGATTACGGAAAGTTTGTGCATTTAGTTGATTTAGAGGGGAATAAAATCGAATTGTGGGAGCCTGTTGATACCAAATTTGATGATGTAGTAGAGGGAAGAACCGGTTAACCATAATTTATGACATCAGGTCATTCAGTTATCAACCAAAAAATTTCAGTGAATTAGAGTATTTTAAGAAAAATTATAAACCCAAATGCTAAATGCAAAGGCCATTAGTTTACCCGGCTCCTGAATTAGAAGATAATGAGTTCCAAAAATTGATTTCCTTTTTTAACGAAACTTTAGGATTTTGTCCCAATAGTGTTAAAACTATGTACCATCGCCCTCATATAGCTTATGCTTTTATTGCGCTCAACAAGGCTGTTATGGAAAATAGAGGAAGAGTTAGCAGTGCGCTGAAGAGACTGATTGGATATATCAGCAGTTATACAGCAGGATGCAGATACTGTCAGGCGCATACCATCAGAGCGGCTGAAAGATATGGAGCTGAAACTGAAAAGCTTGAAAATATATGGGAATTTAAAACCCATCCGGCTTTTACCGAACCTGAAAGGGCTGCCTTAGAT
This is a stretch of genomic DNA from Sphingobacteriales bacterium. It encodes these proteins:
- a CDS encoding DUF4230 domain-containing protein; the protein is METVSSQDSSILLERINKVYKMVLVEGEFTELLSHRDYYGYDLPGFRKKAIIKIQAKVLAGYNLDSLKIVVDETNKVLKLQKWPSPEILAIDSDISYYDIDNGWFNSFTPEELTKLTRDGKDLIRKKAEESTLLPTAEKQAIQMLEMIQLLAESSGYRVEIDPKLPVNRRNSSEKPTSTEVPIQIIHPIEPSKTAVEQESGN
- a CDS encoding VOC family protein produces the protein MKKVTGIGGVFFKCKDPEALKDWYKTHLGLNTDQWGTTFEWRQEDDPNQKGYTQWSPFSDKTKYFDPSTKDFMINYRVENIEALVEQLKNEGVEVLGPIETYDYGKFVHLVDLEGNKIELWEPVDTKFDDVVEGRTG
- a CDS encoding carboxymuconolactone decarboxylase family protein; translation: MQRPLVYPAPELEDNEFQKLISFFNETLGFCPNSVKTMYHRPHIAYAFIALNKAVMENRGRVSSALKRLIGYISSYTAGCRYCQAHTIRAAERYGAETEKLENIWEFKTHPAFTEPERAALDFALACSTTFNSVDDSIAEKLRQFWDDGEIVEILGVIALFGFLNRWNDSMGTQIENGAVESGEKFLSKRGWTAGKHQY